Proteins co-encoded in one Acidobacteriota bacterium genomic window:
- a CDS encoding glycosyltransferase family 9 protein, which yields MGREFRGPLSEIDNFFLLQYPSALGTAIHATPLIPALRHAVPGCRIAVAASGFALEILRNHPGVDHLIETPSPVKNFSGAVKALRGKIPFETGSFATITSTGNERSLIAIHAVLCGATTRVGFALAPALYRAPLTFDARQSQIANNLRIIDALGHTPKHFEPEIFFSEADLASARETIRNAGIGQTQPVAIFVTQTSVTQRKGWRAERFRAVAQYLHERYGAHILFIGTEAESGAIDELRNGLPFSTTSVAGRTTLPGLTALMSLANIGLSLDTGPMHIGRAAGLPMAIIAPAWSPPLEWLPLNDDRFCILKNKDMEKAPEGYIIDEVSIEEVIAALEGLFARFPRESLYERRRG from the coding sequence ATGGGCCGCGAGTTTCGTGGCCCTCTCAGCGAGATAGACAACTTTTTTCTCTTGCAGTATCCGTCGGCACTGGGAACGGCCATCCACGCGACGCCCCTGATTCCGGCGCTTCGGCACGCAGTTCCCGGATGCCGCATTGCTGTCGCTGCCAGCGGATTTGCGCTGGAGATATTGCGAAATCATCCGGGGGTCGATCACCTCATTGAGACACCGAGTCCAGTCAAGAATTTTTCAGGAGCGGTAAAAGCCTTACGGGGAAAGATCCCTTTTGAAACGGGGTCATTCGCTACGATCACATCAACCGGCAATGAGCGGAGCCTGATTGCGATTCACGCTGTGCTTTGCGGAGCGACGACACGGGTTGGTTTTGCACTGGCTCCAGCACTCTACCGCGCTCCGCTGACATTTGACGCTCGTCAGAGCCAGATTGCGAATAACCTCCGCATAATAGATGCCCTGGGGCACACGCCGAAGCACTTTGAGCCCGAGATTTTCTTTAGCGAAGCAGACCTGGCATCGGCGAGAGAGACGATACGGAATGCAGGGATCGGGCAGACTCAACCGGTTGCGATCTTCGTTACACAGACCAGCGTGACCCAGCGTAAGGGTTGGCGCGCGGAACGATTCCGGGCGGTCGCGCAATATCTTCACGAACGCTATGGCGCGCATATCCTGTTCATTGGAACAGAGGCCGAGAGCGGAGCCATTGATGAGCTCCGGAATGGGCTTCCATTCTCCACAACCAGCGTTGCTGGCAGGACGACGCTGCCGGGTCTTACTGCTCTGATGAGCCTGGCAAATATAGGCCTTTCGCTCGATACCGGGCCGATGCATATAGGCCGTGCGGCAGGGCTGCCGATGGCAATCATAGCGCCGGCCTGGTCGCCTCCGCTGGAGTGGCTGCCTCTGAACGACGATAGATTTTGCATCCTTAAAAATAAGGACATGGAGAAGGCCCCGGAGGGGTACATCATCGACGAGGTTTCCATCGAAGAGGTGATCGCTGCGTTGGAGGGTCTTTTCGCACGTTTTCCGCGCGAATCACTCTATGAGCGGAGACGCGGCTGA
- the aroA gene encoding 3-phosphoshikimate 1-carboxyvinyltransferase — protein sequence MSSTITQPSASTTQIVRPSRSFQGSVTVPGDKSISHRYAMLAGFAEGTSRLTNFSTGADPHSTLGCMEALGAKVVKGPGTSVEVTGVAGAFQQPKAELDCGNSGSTMRMLAGLIAPHPHTFTMIGDHSLTMRPMERIRKPLVAMGAKIDLVDGHGPMTIHGGPLNAIDFETPIPSAQVKTAVLFAGLQAKGTTSLSEAVRTRDHSEHALKAFGAKLTREAAGADGATKLSIAGGQHLKAIDATVPGDISSAAFFLCAALLFPDSNLVLDSVGMNPTRASLLDVITTLGGKIKVLTVEERHGEMIGTIQVNRDAAGLKGAEITGALSAQIIDELPVIAAIAPYTRDGVIIRDAKELRVKESDRIALVAKNLKAMGAEFTEYEDGLAIPGNQQLHGAEIDSGSDHRIAMAFAVAALRASSENIIHGAEAAAISFPEFFPFLNELSKR from the coding sequence ATGTCTTCCACGATTACCCAGCCGTCCGCTTCGACCACCCAGATCGTCCGCCCCTCCCGCAGCTTTCAGGGCTCGGTGACCGTTCCCGGGGACAAGTCCATCTCGCATCGCTACGCCATGCTTGCTGGCTTTGCCGAGGGCACCAGCCGTCTGACGAACTTTTCCACCGGGGCCGATCCGCATTCGACACTCGGCTGCATGGAGGCGCTGGGCGCAAAGGTCGTCAAAGGGCCCGGCACTTCGGTCGAGGTCACCGGCGTCGCCGGAGCATTCCAGCAGCCGAAGGCGGAGCTTGACTGCGGCAACTCCGGCAGCACGATGCGTATGCTCGCCGGGCTCATCGCGCCGCACCCGCACACCTTCACCATGATCGGCGACCACTCGCTGACGATGCGCCCGATGGAACGCATCCGCAAGCCGCTGGTAGCGATGGGAGCGAAGATCGATCTGGTCGACGGCCACGGGCCGATGACAATCCACGGCGGCCCGCTGAATGCGATCGACTTCGAGACGCCGATCCCGTCCGCGCAGGTGAAGACGGCGGTGCTGTTCGCAGGCTTGCAGGCAAAGGGCACAACCAGCCTCTCCGAGGCCGTGCGCACACGCGACCACTCCGAGCACGCTTTGAAGGCCTTCGGTGCGAAGTTGACCCGCGAGGCCGCCGGGGCCGATGGCGCAACAAAGCTGAGCATCGCGGGAGGGCAGCACCTGAAGGCCATCGACGCGACCGTGCCTGGCGACATCTCGTCGGCCGCTTTCTTTCTCTGCGCCGCACTTCTCTTCCCCGATTCGAACCTCGTGCTCGACTCGGTAGGCATGAACCCAACGCGCGCGTCGTTGCTCGACGTGATCACCACGCTCGGCGGCAAAATCAAGGTCCTTACGGTCGAAGAGCGTCACGGCGAGATGATCGGCACCATCCAGGTGAACCGCGATGCCGCTGGCCTGAAGGGAGCGGAGATCACAGGCGCGCTCTCGGCACAGATCATCGACGAGCTTCCCGTCATCGCAGCCATCGCCCCTTACACACGTGATGGCGTCATCATCCGCGACGCGAAGGAGCTGCGTGTCAAGGAGTCCGACCGCATCGCGCTTGTGGCAAAGAACCTCAAGGCCATGGGGGCCGAGTTCACCGAGTACGAGGACGGCCTCGCCATCCCCGGCAACCAGCAGCTACACGGAGCCGAGATCGATTCGGGCAGCGATCACCGCATCGCCATGGCATTCGCCGTCGCCGCTCTGCGCGCAAGCAGCGAGAACATTATTCACGGAGCAGAGGCTGCGGCGATCTCCTTCCCGGAGTTCTTCCCGTTCCTGAACGAGCTGAGCAAGCGGTAG
- a CDS encoding GAF domain-containing protein, producing MSNADKQRRANPPAAPETAPGGTQGHAFEGDYRPSADEASQPSNIRVEPVHQVEFLHSLADALNTTLDLNTLMHRVADLVRAVIDYRIFAILLLNDRTQELWMRFQIGHTPEVERTRVKIGRGIIGQAALHRQTLRIDDVTKDEHYIAANPNVRSELAVPLIVKNRVIGVLDLESETRGFFTTEHQRLLEMVASRMAVAVENARLYTRVSRQAQTLTVLNEISREITSILDLDDLLERIGQLLKRVIDFQMFTILLWSDRTEQFVHRFSSRYGERVERERSVSLGEGIIGSAAQLREPILAPDVRKDPRYVSANPETRSELSVPLIYKGKVIGVIDLEHTRVNYFNEDHQRTLTTLAAQVAISIANARLYQRIHEEEQRMERELDMARKVQLRLMPPSPPQLEHAEFAAKFYAARSIGGDVYDFLDYGPGRVALAVGDVSGKAAPAALYAALVSGILRSLATQHLSPAAMLGALNDQLQERKLDSQYVTMLIALWDDSNQTIQIANAGSVQPLFVSVNSAGARTSVDIKTIQAEGFPLGLFPDVEYEEFTLSTRPGDLVVFFSDGIPDAENARGDMFGTERLAKVLKSLRMPTAHSAADAILDAVTKFQSGTEHFDDETVVVLRVR from the coding sequence ATGTCTAATGCGGACAAACAGCGACGCGCCAACCCTCCCGCAGCGCCGGAAACGGCTCCAGGGGGAACACAGGGCCACGCTTTTGAAGGCGACTATCGTCCGAGCGCCGATGAGGCCTCGCAGCCGTCGAATATCCGCGTCGAGCCCGTCCACCAGGTTGAGTTCCTTCACTCCCTCGCCGACGCCCTGAACACGACGCTCGACCTGAACACGCTGATGCATCGCGTCGCCGACCTGGTCCGCGCCGTGATCGACTATCGCATCTTTGCCATCCTGCTGTTGAACGACCGCACCCAGGAGCTGTGGATGCGCTTCCAGATCGGCCATACGCCAGAGGTTGAACGCACACGCGTCAAGATCGGTCGCGGCATTATCGGGCAGGCAGCGCTGCACCGTCAGACGCTTCGCATCGACGACGTCACGAAAGACGAGCACTATATCGCAGCGAACCCCAACGTTCGCTCCGAGCTGGCCGTGCCGCTCATCGTCAAGAATCGCGTCATCGGCGTCCTCGATCTTGAGTCCGAGACACGCGGCTTCTTTACCACCGAACATCAGCGATTGCTCGAGATGGTCGCCTCGCGCATGGCGGTAGCTGTAGAAAATGCGCGGCTCTACACTCGCGTCTCCCGCCAGGCGCAGACGCTGACCGTGCTCAACGAGATCTCGCGCGAGATCACCAGCATCCTCGACCTCGACGACCTGCTCGAACGCATCGGCCAGTTGCTCAAGCGCGTCATCGACTTCCAGATGTTCACCATCCTTCTCTGGAGCGATCGCACGGAGCAGTTTGTGCATCGCTTCAGCTCGCGGTATGGCGAACGGGTCGAGCGCGAGCGCAGCGTCTCGCTCGGCGAAGGCATCATCGGCAGCGCGGCGCAGTTGCGCGAGCCGATCCTCGCGCCCGACGTCCGCAAAGATCCTCGCTACGTCTCCGCGAACCCCGAAACGCGCTCGGAACTTTCTGTGCCGCTGATTTACAAAGGCAAGGTCATCGGCGTCATCGACCTCGAACACACGCGCGTCAACTACTTCAACGAAGACCACCAGCGCACACTCACCACGCTCGCCGCGCAGGTTGCCATCTCGATCGCCAACGCCCGGCTCTACCAGCGCATTCACGAGGAAGAGCAGCGCATGGAGCGCGAGTTGGACATGGCGCGCAAGGTGCAGCTCCGCCTGATGCCTCCCAGCCCGCCGCAACTCGAGCACGCGGAGTTTGCCGCGAAGTTTTACGCTGCGCGCTCAATCGGCGGTGACGTCTACGACTTCCTCGACTACGGTCCCGGCCGCGTCGCTCTCGCCGTTGGAGACGTTAGTGGAAAGGCTGCGCCTGCGGCGCTTTACGCCGCACTGGTCAGCGGCATTCTGCGCTCGCTGGCCACACAGCATCTCTCTCCGGCGGCGATGCTGGGCGCGCTCAACGATCAGTTGCAGGAGCGCAAGCTCGACTCGCAGTACGTGACCATGCTCATCGCCCTGTGGGACGACTCGAACCAGACCATCCAGATCGCCAATGCCGGGTCGGTCCAGCCGCTGTTCGTCTCCGTGAATTCGGCCGGGGCGAGAACATCGGTCGACATCAAGACCATCCAGGCAGAAGGCTTCCCCCTCGGCCTCTTTCCAGACGTCGAGTACGAGGAGTTCACCCTCTCGACGCGGCCTGGCGATCTCGTGGTCTTTTTCTCCGATGGAATTCCCGACGCAGAGAACGCGCGCGGCGACATGTTCGGAACAGAACGCCTGGCGAAGGTGCTCAAATCGCTGCGCATGCCGACCGCGCACTCGGCCGCAGACGCGATCCTCGACGCGGTGACAAAGTTTCAGTCCGGCACGGAGCACTTCGACGACGAGACCGTCGTCGTGCTCCGGGTCCGGTAA
- the deoC gene encoding deoxyribose-phosphate aldolase, translated as MSSPSHAETQIFDAQAFAAHTLSSPQNLAAVLDHTLLKPDATRTQVLQICDEAATHKFACAMVNSTWVNLAADALKGTGIPVGVVVGFPLGATLSASKRDETARVLKYGAHDVDMVLNIGLLKSATPADYEAVKQDIRGVVELAHGAGGIVKVILETCLLTFEEKLRASELALSAGADFIKTSTGFSTGGATVDDIALMRGVAGNRAGVKASGGIRSLADASAMLHAGATRIGASASVKIVNELAGNEQASASPAAGY; from the coding sequence ATGAGCAGCCCGTCTCACGCAGAAACCCAGATCTTCGACGCCCAGGCCTTTGCCGCTCACACACTCTCCTCCCCGCAGAACCTCGCCGCTGTTCTTGACCACACGCTGCTCAAGCCCGACGCCACCCGCACCCAGGTGCTTCAGATCTGCGACGAGGCGGCGACGCATAAGTTCGCCTGCGCCATGGTCAACTCCACCTGGGTCAACCTCGCGGCAGATGCCCTTAAGGGGACGGGCATCCCAGTCGGCGTCGTCGTCGGCTTCCCTCTCGGCGCAACGCTCTCGGCGTCCAAGCGCGACGAGACCGCGCGCGTGCTCAAGTACGGCGCGCACGACGTGGACATGGTGCTGAACATCGGCCTGCTCAAGAGCGCGACCCCGGCCGACTACGAGGCCGTCAAGCAGGACATCCGCGGCGTCGTCGAGCTGGCCCACGGCGCGGGAGGGATCGTCAAGGTCATCCTCGAGACCTGCCTGCTCACGTTCGAGGAGAAGCTGCGCGCATCCGAGCTGGCTCTCTCCGCCGGGGCCGACTTCATCAAGACCTCGACCGGGTTCTCCACCGGCGGCGCGACGGTCGACGACATCGCCCTGATGCGCGGCGTCGCCGGCAACCGCGCCGGGGTCAAGGCCTCCGGGGGCATCCGCTCGCTCGCCGACGCCAGCGCCATGCTTCATGCCGGAGCCACACGTATCGGCGCCAGCGCGAGCGTCAAGATCGTCAACGAGCTGGCTGGAAACGAACAGGCCTCGGCCTCTCCCGCTGCCGGTTATTGA
- a CDS encoding LLM class flavin-dependent oxidoreductase encodes MSGEKKSLRLSVLDQSPVPAGSEPGDALRNSIALARRVDELGYTRFWMSEHHAMDTLACTAPEIMLARIGAETKRIRVGSGGIMLPHYTPLKVAEVFRTLYGLYPGRVDLGIGRAPGGGPTEMMALRRSRKTAMEDDFPEQVSELLAFLEDEFPAGHPFGRVKAMPAPTVNGHNAGPEVWMLGSSMWSSAAAVEFGLPYAFAHFFSPVKTRDAIEAYTRHFRPGIRLAQPEATVAVGAICAETEEEAEYLAASVRLLQRRIRLGDRSPVASPEDALRELRLLSEVPMEEGEWPRYFVGTPAKVRERLEQMAGELGIGELIVNTIVWDHAKRLKSYELLAREFGLGNKGA; translated from the coding sequence ATGAGTGGTGAGAAGAAGAGTTTGAGGCTGTCGGTGCTGGACCAGTCGCCTGTGCCTGCGGGGAGCGAGCCGGGGGATGCTCTGCGGAACTCGATTGCATTGGCGCGCCGGGTGGACGAGCTGGGGTACACGCGGTTCTGGATGTCGGAGCACCATGCGATGGATACGCTGGCGTGCACGGCTCCGGAGATCATGCTGGCGCGGATCGGCGCGGAGACGAAGCGGATCAGGGTCGGCTCGGGCGGCATCATGCTGCCGCACTACACGCCGTTGAAGGTGGCCGAGGTCTTTAGGACGCTGTACGGGCTTTATCCCGGTCGTGTAGACCTTGGGATTGGCCGCGCGCCTGGCGGCGGACCGACCGAGATGATGGCGCTGCGCCGCAGCCGCAAGACGGCGATGGAGGACGATTTTCCGGAGCAGGTGTCGGAGCTATTGGCATTCCTGGAGGACGAGTTTCCGGCAGGGCATCCGTTCGGTAGGGTGAAGGCGATGCCTGCTCCCACAGTGAATGGGCACAATGCCGGGCCGGAGGTATGGATGCTGGGGTCGAGTATGTGGAGCTCGGCTGCGGCGGTGGAGTTCGGGCTGCCGTATGCGTTCGCGCACTTCTTCTCGCCGGTGAAGACGCGGGATGCCATCGAGGCGTACACGCGGCACTTCCGGCCGGGGATACGATTGGCTCAGCCGGAGGCCACGGTGGCTGTAGGAGCGATCTGCGCGGAGACGGAGGAGGAGGCCGAGTATCTTGCAGCAAGCGTGAGGCTGCTGCAGCGGCGGATACGGCTGGGCGACCGCAGTCCTGTGGCCTCACCTGAGGACGCGCTGAGGGAGCTTCGGCTGTTGAGCGAGGTTCCGATGGAGGAGGGCGAGTGGCCACGGTACTTTGTGGGGACTCCCGCGAAGGTTAGAGAGCGGCTGGAGCAGATGGCTGGCGAGTTGGGGATTGGCGAGCTGATCGTGAATACGATCGTCTGGGACCATGCGAAGCGATTGAAGAGCTATGAGCTGCTGGCGCGGGAGTTTGGGCTGGGAAATAAAGGAGCTTGA
- a CDS encoding type II toxin-antitoxin system HigB family toxin codes for MHVISRKRLLEAVEKHSDLSAPLDVWYRIAKRAEWKSLEDIRRVFPSADGVGRFTVFNIKGNSFRLIAEINYTTGRVYIRQYDRGGWKS; via the coding sequence TTGCACGTTATAAGTCGCAAGAGGCTGCTGGAGGCGGTGGAGAAGCATAGTGATCTTTCAGCTCCTCTCGATGTGTGGTATCGCATTGCGAAGAGAGCGGAGTGGAAGTCACTGGAGGACATTCGCAGAGTATTTCCTTCGGCCGATGGGGTTGGCCGGTTCACTGTATTCAACATCAAGGGGAATAGCTTCCGGCTGATTGCGGAGATCAACTACACGACTGGCCGAGTGTATATACGGCAGTACGACAGAGGAGGATGGAAGTCATGA
- a CDS encoding transcriptional regulator — protein sequence MSALAVSPAYTALLAKFPPRVIRTEEQNESYIAALYELEKRHKKLTEAERELADLLTVLIEDFEEKHYDLPRSSPLEVIEFLMDQHGLKQKDLVDVFGTPSIVSEVMNRKRELNKEQIRRLSERFHVSPEMFF from the coding sequence ATGAGCGCACTTGCAGTGAGTCCGGCATATACGGCGTTGCTGGCGAAGTTTCCTCCTCGTGTGATCCGCACGGAGGAGCAGAACGAGAGCTACATTGCGGCGTTGTACGAGCTCGAAAAGCGGCACAAGAAGTTGACGGAGGCGGAGCGGGAGCTCGCAGACCTGCTGACGGTGCTGATTGAAGACTTCGAGGAGAAGCACTATGATCTGCCGCGGTCGTCGCCGCTCGAAGTGATCGAGTTTCTGATGGATCAGCATGGGTTGAAGCAGAAGGACCTTGTGGATGTCTTCGGAACCCCGAGCATCGTCTCCGAGGTGATGAATCGGAAGCGGGAGTTGAACAAAGAGCAGATTCGCCGCTTGAGTGAGAGGTTCCACGTCTCACCGGAGATGTTCTTCTAG
- the hpt gene encoding hypoxanthine phosphoribosyltransferase gives MPPSTTPAPTAFFPAPETMDVLFTKEEIARRTKEIGAQISKDYEGQSIVLIGVLKGAAIFLSDLARAIKVDNTFDFVAVSSYGRARVSSGAVKLIKDIDNPIEGKHVIIVEDILDTGLTLNYLRGLMLQHKPASLKIATCLDKPERRLVPIEADYVAFKIPNRFVIGYGMDYAERYRGVDDIRLFPEDAAH, from the coding sequence ATGCCTCCAAGCACGACGCCTGCCCCGACCGCCTTCTTTCCCGCACCCGAGACCATGGATGTTCTCTTCACCAAAGAAGAGATCGCACGGCGCACGAAAGAGATCGGCGCGCAGATATCCAAAGACTACGAGGGCCAGTCCATCGTCCTCATCGGCGTGCTCAAAGGCGCCGCCATCTTCCTCTCCGACCTCGCCCGCGCCATCAAGGTCGACAACACCTTCGACTTCGTCGCCGTCTCCAGCTACGGCCGCGCCCGCGTCTCCTCCGGCGCCGTCAAGCTCATCAAGGACATCGACAACCCCATCGAGGGCAAGCACGTCATCATCGTCGAGGACATCCTCGACACCGGCCTGACGCTGAACTACCTGCGCGGCCTCATGCTCCAGCACAAGCCCGCCTCACTCAAGATCGCCACCTGCCTCGACAAGCCCGAGCGCCGCCTCGTCCCCATCGAAGCCGACTACGTAGCCTTCAAGATCCCCAACCGCTTCGTCATCGGCTACGGCATGGACTACGCCGAACGCTATCGCGGAGTAGACGACATCCGCCTCTTCCCCGAAGACGCGGCACACTAG
- a CDS encoding prolipoprotein diacylglyceryl transferase has translation MYPYIDIGPVHLGTFGLLLWLAAVVGTIVLHKNFVRNGVDADALSVVAFVVIAGVVGAKTWHELQSVDELKAAMRHIAAPGWGHPLDVLMGFLHWFQAGFAWFGGMVAGIAMLMWQGRSARFKGSLKGTQGERVGGLRMLDLAAPAAAIGYGVGRIGCLLSGDGDYGIKTTLPWGVHMKPDALVPTPDLVQPTPVYELLFSAALAWWLWQRGKKHLPVSVITGEYLVISGIGRFLVEFVRVNPKLYFGMSNAQAAALGSVVAGALLIAFARAKNVQWAPELAKDSRT, from the coding sequence ATGTATCCGTATATCGATATCGGCCCGGTGCACCTGGGTACGTTTGGGCTGTTGCTGTGGCTGGCGGCGGTGGTGGGAACCATCGTGCTGCACAAGAACTTCGTTCGCAACGGCGTGGACGCCGATGCGCTGAGCGTGGTGGCGTTTGTGGTGATTGCCGGGGTCGTCGGCGCGAAGACGTGGCACGAGTTGCAGAGCGTTGATGAGTTGAAGGCGGCGATGCGCCACATCGCGGCCCCAGGCTGGGGACATCCGCTGGATGTGCTGATGGGTTTCCTGCACTGGTTCCAGGCTGGGTTCGCGTGGTTCGGCGGAATGGTGGCGGGGATCGCCATGCTGATGTGGCAGGGGAGGTCCGCGCGGTTCAAGGGATCGTTGAAAGGCACGCAGGGCGAGAGGGTCGGCGGGTTGCGGATGCTCGACCTGGCGGCCCCGGCTGCGGCGATCGGGTATGGCGTGGGCAGGATCGGCTGCCTGCTGTCGGGCGATGGCGACTACGGCATCAAGACGACGCTTCCGTGGGGCGTGCACATGAAGCCGGACGCACTGGTTCCGACGCCTGACCTGGTGCAGCCGACTCCGGTGTACGAGCTGCTGTTTTCGGCGGCGCTGGCATGGTGGCTGTGGCAGCGGGGAAAGAAGCACCTGCCGGTGAGCGTGATCACGGGCGAGTACCTGGTGATCAGCGGCATTGGGCGCTTCCTGGTGGAGTTTGTGCGCGTGAACCCAAAGCTCTACTTCGGCATGAGCAACGCGCAGGCGGCGGCTCTGGGTTCGGTGGTCGCGGGAGCTTTGCTGATCGCTTT